Proteins from a genomic interval of Lacticaseibacillus pabuli:
- a CDS encoding HdeD family acid-resistance protein, with protein MKSFYVEMQRSGWLRGIIMAALGAWLLLSPRTVFGVIVNVVAGVLLVMGIMSLISGARVRRAGGANIGVGSGVGLIVAAFLVEIFAGVFISMFPFISGILLIIYGISSIGGASASRQYVNVSNASGVIYGVLVIIAGIVLMFNPFGSMMLLLRVFGGMLVVMGVMEFINSFRYRA; from the coding sequence ATGAAATCTTTCTATGTTGAAATGCAACGTAGCGGCTGGCTGCGCGGAATCATCATGGCGGCATTAGGGGCTTGGCTCTTACTATCGCCACGGACCGTCTTTGGCGTCATCGTGAACGTTGTGGCGGGTGTGCTGCTGGTGATGGGGATTATGAGTCTCATCTCGGGCGCACGGGTTCGCCGCGCTGGCGGTGCCAATATTGGTGTTGGTAGCGGGGTCGGCCTGATTGTCGCCGCATTCCTGGTCGAAATCTTCGCCGGTGTCTTTATCTCGATGTTCCCATTCATCTCTGGGATTCTCCTGATTATCTACGGCATCTCTTCCATTGGCGGTGCGAGCGCCAGCCGGCAGTATGTGAACGTGTCGAACGCGTCTGGCGTCATCTATGGGGTGCTGGTCATCATCGCCGGGATTGTGCTGATGTTCAACCCATTTGGTAGCATGATGCTCCTGCTCCGTGTCTTCGGTGGTATGTTAGTTGTGATGGGTGTCATGGAGTTCATCAACTCCTTCCGCTACCGCGCTTAA
- a CDS encoding NAD(P)H-dependent oxidoreductase encodes MHTLVIVSHPNIDRSNTQSFFRDAVSGLADVRWIHLDAATSTDQWPKQEDLQWANRIIFQFPLYWYSAPASLWAWLDELWIKGVVYDENGGLLTGKTLGLVVNSGQAAATFRMGGSNGRPLDDFLTPFAAIAKRTGMTMLPTLTVPQFDRMNEDARLLLLINYEQYLTLADPDDRSQQSDWFAAQLQAHGDGLLASTVQDVEAELDNLQQTVAELRQGEAD; translated from the coding sequence ATGCACACCTTAGTCATTGTGAGTCATCCCAATATTGACCGCAGCAACACGCAGAGCTTCTTTCGTGATGCCGTCAGCGGCTTGGCCGACGTGCGGTGGATTCATCTTGATGCGGCAACAAGCACCGACCAGTGGCCCAAACAAGAGGATTTGCAGTGGGCCAACCGAATTATCTTTCAGTTTCCATTGTACTGGTACAGTGCCCCGGCGAGTTTATGGGCATGGCTGGATGAATTGTGGATAAAGGGTGTCGTTTACGATGAAAATGGCGGCCTACTCACAGGCAAGACGTTAGGCCTTGTGGTTAACTCGGGCCAGGCCGCCGCGACTTTTCGGATGGGCGGCAGCAATGGACGGCCGCTAGACGACTTTCTGACCCCATTTGCGGCGATAGCCAAGCGTACGGGGATGACGATGTTGCCGACGCTGACGGTGCCGCAGTTCGACCGGATGAACGAGGACGCGCGTCTCCTGTTGTTAATCAACTACGAGCAGTACCTGACGTTGGCAGATCCAGATGACCGCTCGCAGCAGAGTGACTGGTTCGCCGCGCAACTGCAGGCACATGGGGATGGTCTGCTGGCCAGCACGGTGCAGGATGTCGAAGCGGAGCTGGACAACTTGCAGCAAACCGTCGCCGAGCTACGGCAGGGGGAGGCGGACTGA
- the thiD gene encoding bifunctional hydroxymethylpyrimidine kinase/phosphomethylpyrimidine kinase — MANEFPQAMVIGGSDSDGSAGIQADLHSFFMRGVYGTVALTAAVAGNSYGIHDSVTLPLPFIAKEFDVLADDLKIRATKTGMLADADLINVVADKLEQYDFGQLVLDPVIVTKHGALLLESAAFETLKKRLIPIATVMTPNFYEAEHIVDRKLTSKEEIADAARELQQMGAKNIMIKGERREGAETVDDYVLLESGKTFWLPAPFYDTDRRNGTGDTVSAVIAAELAKGNDVESAIRLARAFVTEAIGHPIAVGHKYGPINHWANEPQRPQNN; from the coding sequence ATGGCAAACGAATTTCCACAAGCAATGGTAATCGGCGGTTCCGATTCTGATGGCTCTGCCGGCATCCAAGCAGATTTACACAGTTTCTTCATGCGCGGTGTGTACGGCACCGTTGCCCTCACAGCCGCAGTCGCTGGGAACTCGTACGGCATCCACGACAGCGTGACCCTGCCGCTGCCGTTCATCGCCAAAGAATTTGACGTTCTCGCCGACGACCTGAAGATTCGGGCAACCAAGACGGGGATGCTGGCCGATGCCGACCTCATTAACGTGGTTGCCGATAAGCTCGAGCAGTACGACTTCGGACAACTAGTGCTGGATCCGGTCATCGTGACCAAACATGGTGCCTTGCTGCTTGAAAGCGCCGCTTTTGAAACCTTGAAGAAACGCCTCATCCCCATCGCAACCGTGATGACACCTAACTTCTACGAGGCCGAGCACATTGTCGATCGCAAGCTGACCAGCAAGGAAGAGATTGCCGATGCCGCACGCGAGTTGCAGCAGATGGGTGCCAAGAACATCATGATCAAGGGTGAGCGGCGTGAAGGCGCTGAAACCGTTGACGATTACGTCCTGCTGGAAAGTGGCAAGACCTTCTGGCTCCCTGCTCCCTTCTACGATACAGACCGGCGTAACGGGACGGGTGACACGGTGAGTGCTGTCATTGCCGCTGAACTCGCGAAGGGCAACGACGTGGAATCCGCCATTCGCTTGGCACGCGCCTTTGTAACGGAGGCAATCGGCCACCCCATCGCAGTTGGCCACAAATACGGTCCAATTAACCACTGGGCAAACGAGCCACAGCGTCCGCAAAACAACTAA
- a CDS encoding exonuclease SbcCD subunit D, whose product MRILHTADWHIGKGLAGFDLLDVQRRSFEKLRQVAKDKKVDAMIIAGDVYDRALANAATVRVVNGMFKTLNLDDKLPLLVISGNHDSPARLATGREWFKDTGLHLNTEVGESLTPVVIGDTQFFLLPYFDPIDAQHAFDDDSLTTIEAAMRVVVAKMQERFDPDKHHVLVAHFFAAGSTHSGSETKVNVGGLDAVPLDLLDPFDYVALGHLHNRGAVHAEKVQYAGSLLKYDVSEVNQQKGCYILDTDTMTREFVPIVQEPEFVHITDSFANITAGSEPLTDAANYVQFTLTDTAVIPDLMNRLRKVYPHTVGVDRATHVNIEESVHEFDEQLDPMKLLNQFYGDTIGRDMDADEQAWAQKTLTAVVKED is encoded by the coding sequence ATGCGAATTTTACATACCGCTGATTGGCATATCGGCAAGGGCTTAGCGGGCTTTGACTTGCTGGATGTGCAACGGCGCAGTTTTGAGAAGCTTCGGCAAGTCGCCAAGGATAAAAAGGTCGACGCCATGATTATCGCGGGGGATGTGTACGACCGTGCACTGGCCAACGCGGCGACGGTCAGGGTCGTGAACGGCATGTTCAAGACTTTGAACCTGGATGACAAGTTACCACTCCTGGTAATCTCCGGAAACCATGATTCGCCTGCGCGATTGGCAACCGGTCGTGAATGGTTTAAGGACACGGGTCTGCATTTGAATACAGAAGTTGGGGAATCGCTCACACCAGTTGTGATTGGTGATACCCAGTTCTTTTTGCTGCCATATTTTGACCCGATAGATGCCCAACATGCGTTTGACGATGACAGTCTCACCACGATCGAGGCGGCCATGCGGGTGGTTGTTGCTAAAATGCAGGAGCGCTTTGATCCAGACAAGCACCATGTTTTGGTGGCGCACTTTTTTGCTGCCGGCAGTACACATAGCGGGTCTGAAACCAAGGTGAACGTTGGGGGGCTTGATGCTGTGCCGCTTGACTTGCTTGACCCCTTTGACTACGTGGCATTGGGCCACTTGCATAACCGGGGTGCAGTCCACGCCGAGAAAGTCCAGTACGCTGGCTCGTTGCTCAAGTACGATGTTAGCGAAGTGAACCAGCAAAAGGGTTGCTACATTCTGGATACGGACACGATGACCCGTGAGTTTGTACCCATCGTGCAGGAGCCCGAGTTTGTGCACATCACGGACTCGTTTGCCAATATCACGGCCGGGAGTGAACCCCTGACGGATGCAGCCAATTACGTTCAGTTCACACTAACTGACACCGCGGTGATTCCGGATTTGATGAACCGATTGCGCAAAGTTTACCCACATACAGTTGGCGTTGATCGGGCCACTCACGTCAATATCGAAGAGAGCGTGCATGAGTTCGATGAACAGCTGGACCCGATGAAGCTACTGAACCAGTTTTATGGCGATACCATTGGCCGGGACATGGATGCGGATGAACAGGCGTGGGCGCAAAAAACGCTGACCGCTGTGGTTAAGGAGGACTAA
- a CDS encoding AAA family ATPase, translated as MQLHKLTMQNFGPYADQTVDFDDFANRPLFLISGDTGAGKSTIFDALLFALYGSEKRSAKVGSGRVAMAMRSNFADDQDDTTVILTFSHQGQDYQVKRAMSIKRDGGLNIRRPELTITHADGSTDVLAKERDVDSAIEDLLHLKRDQFRQIVLLPQGDFRRFLDADSDDRETLLRSIFGTELYQRWGDEIKDQATQLRAKLSETNDRLNGVIGTYTLTPDQSLPDGELAPKLATMTELNAERKSELADADAELAKSKTAAAKAEKAESAARELAAHYEAQRKQQAAAQELAAEAPAEATRQQDIEELRWVKDQQPAYQQLKADRTQLDADTERLAATNKQLQAQTEQITKLTAQANNLQADDKLVNDKTARRRAIATEIKRVNEVTAAQNQLKQAASQADQAQQAVSQAQAKLQQLTDEQAKLKAEANNLHPEQLLLTATQQQNQIDILAAANDKARQAQTELAQTQAALTDSQEQQDQLQNDELDTHKTLQMVQLRYYNGQAAVLAAQLEVDVPCPVCGSTKHPHPAAADADAPDQATVDQAQAKWAQAQSTLAQNQHAIETLSATATKQQQAAAQAKSHYDDLCKAAQGVFAVDTDWQIGFTELQAILQGEQHTSQHDGEAQQNRQQEIAQRQDELTTDEGTQQQVATTTQQQNSQAREALASARAVLQQLGVEPNDVQDTVALVAEDKELAEWLTDHEQQMTAANQALQAANVAQGELKGQVTTEQRELDRLQRRVTAESDQFDELRGSHYGATLATAPAFDMQQARLTELPKLEQASADYQKLRAQTDTLLAEANAAVAGTSEPDLATITAHATTLREQADAQGQALGAARTQLEHNKRVVEQVQSGLAKFKQDDKNLGTLQTLQKAFNGKNDRHLGLERYVLGSYFQRVLKVGTARLQSLTRGRYKFVLKQGGATGTSNRTGLEINVYDDEVGGVRSVRTLSGGESFIAALCLALALGEIIQEESGGISIDALFIDEGFGSLDADSLALAMETLETIEGRNRMIGVISHVDEMQRSIPDQLHVIADGTGRSTIKEVHRDGE; from the coding sequence ATGCAACTGCACAAACTAACCATGCAAAATTTTGGACCGTATGCCGATCAGACGGTCGACTTTGACGACTTTGCAAATCGCCCGCTCTTCTTAATTAGTGGGGATACTGGTGCGGGGAAGAGCACGATTTTCGATGCCCTGCTGTTCGCACTCTATGGTAGTGAAAAACGGTCTGCCAAGGTTGGCAGCGGCCGCGTGGCGATGGCGATGCGTTCTAATTTCGCTGATGATCAAGATGACACCACCGTCATCTTGACCTTCAGTCATCAGGGCCAGGATTACCAGGTCAAACGGGCCATGTCGATTAAGCGCGACGGGGGCCTGAACATTCGCCGGCCGGAGCTCACCATCACGCACGCGGACGGAAGTACCGACGTGCTAGCCAAGGAACGGGATGTCGACAGTGCTATCGAAGACCTGCTGCACTTAAAACGTGACCAGTTCCGGCAAATTGTGTTGTTGCCACAAGGAGATTTCCGGCGTTTTCTTGACGCGGATAGTGACGACCGGGAAACCTTGTTACGTAGCATTTTTGGCACGGAATTATACCAACGGTGGGGCGATGAAATTAAGGACCAGGCCACGCAGTTGCGGGCAAAGTTGAGTGAAACAAATGACCGCTTAAACGGGGTGATTGGTACTTATACCTTGACGCCTGACCAGTCCCTGCCGGATGGCGAGCTTGCACCAAAATTGGCCACAATGACCGAATTGAATGCTGAGCGCAAGTCCGAATTGGCCGATGCAGACGCAGAATTAGCTAAAAGTAAGACGGCGGCGGCCAAGGCAGAAAAGGCGGAGAGTGCTGCACGGGAACTTGCTGCGCATTACGAAGCACAACGCAAGCAGCAGGCGGCGGCGCAAGAGCTGGCAGCGGAGGCACCCGCGGAGGCAACGCGGCAGCAGGATATTGAGGAACTCCGCTGGGTGAAGGACCAGCAGCCTGCCTACCAGCAATTAAAGGCCGACCGCACGCAACTAGACGCAGATACGGAGCGGCTGGCCGCGACAAATAAGCAGCTGCAGGCGCAGACTGAGCAAATTACAAAGTTAACGGCTCAGGCGAACAATCTGCAGGCCGATGACAAATTGGTCAATGATAAGACGGCCCGGCGGCGTGCAATTGCCACCGAGATAAAACGGGTCAACGAAGTCACGGCTGCGCAGAATCAGCTTAAACAGGCAGCAAGTCAGGCTGATCAGGCGCAACAGGCTGTGAGCCAAGCACAGGCCAAGTTGCAACAGTTGACCGACGAACAGGCAAAGCTTAAGGCCGAGGCTAACAATCTGCATCCTGAACAGCTGTTGCTCACCGCGACGCAGCAACAAAACCAAATTGACATTTTGGCGGCAGCGAACGATAAAGCGCGGCAGGCACAAACTGAATTAGCGCAAACGCAGGCCGCATTAACAGATAGTCAGGAGCAGCAGGACCAGCTGCAAAATGATGAGCTAGACACGCACAAAACGCTACAGATGGTGCAACTGCGTTATTACAATGGGCAGGCGGCGGTACTGGCGGCCCAGCTTGAAGTTGATGTGCCGTGTCCCGTTTGTGGGAGCACTAAACACCCGCATCCTGCCGCCGCTGACGCGGACGCGCCTGACCAGGCGACTGTGGATCAGGCGCAAGCTAAGTGGGCGCAGGCCCAGTCAACGCTGGCGCAGAATCAACATGCAATTGAAACCCTCAGCGCGACCGCTACCAAGCAACAACAGGCAGCGGCCCAGGCAAAGTCGCATTATGATGACTTGTGCAAAGCGGCGCAGGGTGTATTTGCTGTGGATACAGACTGGCAAATCGGTTTTACAGAGTTACAGGCCATTTTGCAGGGAGAGCAACACACTAGTCAGCACGACGGCGAGGCACAGCAAAACCGGCAGCAAGAGATCGCGCAACGACAAGACGAATTAACGACTGACGAGGGGACTCAGCAACAAGTAGCCACGACGACACAACAGCAAAACAGCCAGGCGCGTGAGGCATTGGCCTCTGCGCGGGCCGTGCTTCAGCAGCTTGGGGTTGAACCGAATGACGTACAGGATACCGTAGCCTTGGTAGCGGAAGATAAAGAGCTGGCCGAGTGGTTAACCGACCATGAGCAGCAGATGACGGCAGCCAACCAAGCTTTGCAGGCGGCAAATGTGGCGCAAGGTGAGCTTAAGGGTCAGGTCACGACAGAACAACGTGAGCTCGATCGTTTGCAGCGGCGGGTGACCGCAGAAAGTGACCAGTTTGACGAGTTGCGTGGCAGCCACTACGGCGCGACGCTTGCCACTGCACCGGCCTTTGACATGCAACAGGCACGTTTGACCGAGCTGCCTAAGCTGGAACAGGCCAGTGCGGACTACCAGAAACTGCGCGCGCAAACGGATACGTTGCTGGCGGAGGCAAATGCCGCAGTTGCGGGCACAAGTGAGCCTGACCTGGCTACAATTACTGCGCATGCCACCACCTTGCGCGAACAAGCAGACGCGCAAGGACAGGCGCTCGGTGCGGCGCGCACCCAATTGGAACACAATAAACGTGTCGTCGAGCAGGTCCAGTCGGGACTCGCCAAGTTTAAGCAGGACGATAAGAACCTGGGCACGCTGCAAACGCTCCAAAAGGCATTTAATGGGAAAAATGACCGGCATCTGGGTCTGGAGCGCTACGTCCTGGGTTCCTACTTCCAGCGGGTACTGAAGGTTGGCACGGCGCGGCTGCAGAGCCTCACGCGAGGTCGCTACAAGTTTGTGCTCAAACAGGGTGGTGCCACGGGAACCAGCAATCGGACTGGTCTAGAAATCAACGTCTACGATGATGAGGTTGGTGGTGTTCGTTCTGTTCGCACCTTATCAGGCGGGGAAAGCTTTATTGCGGCGCTCTGCCTGGCACTCGCGCTGGGCGAGATCATTCAGGAAGAGAGCGGCGGCATTAGTATTGATGCGCTGTTCATCGACGAGGGCTTCGGCTCGCTGGATGCCGATAGCCTGGCATTAGCGATGGAAACTTTGGAAACCATTGAAGGCCGCAACCGCATGATTGGTGTCATTAGTCATGTTGATGAAATGCAACGTAGCATTCCTGATCAACTGCACGTGATTGCTGATGGGACGGGCCGGAGCACGATTAAAGAAGTGCACCGCGATGGCGAATAG